In one Heteronotia binoei isolate CCM8104 ecotype False Entrance Well chromosome 1, APGP_CSIRO_Hbin_v1, whole genome shotgun sequence genomic region, the following are encoded:
- the TTC32 gene encoding tetratricopeptide repeat protein 32 — protein MDQEASAEEAQELLSAAHSQFQQRRFEEAEELYSRFLQHCACDGLSECGSRDLATALNNRGQIKYLRVDFYEAMDDYTSAIEAQPDFEVPYYNRGLILYRLGYFDEALKDFKKVLELNPNFEDASLSLKQTIRDKEEKQKRAY, from the exons ATGGATCAAGAAGCGAGTGCTGAAGAAGCGCAAGAGTTGCTCTCTGCGGCTCACTCACAGTTCCAGCAGCGGCGTTTCGAGGAGGCGGAGGAGCTCTACAGCCGCTTCCTGCAGCACTGCGCATGCGACGGTTTGAG CGAATGCGGCAGCCGAGATCTTGCAACTGCGCTTAACAACCGGGGACAGATCAAATACCTGAGAGTCGACTTCTATGAAGCAATGGATGATTACACATCAGCTATAGAAGCCCAGCCTGATTTTGAAGTACCGTATTATAACAGGGGTTTAATATTATATAGGCTAG GATACTTTGATGAAGCCCTGAAGGACTTCAAGAAGGTTTTAGAGCTAAACCCCAACTTTGAAGATGCTTCTTTGAGCCTGAAACAGACTATTAGAGataaagaagaaaagcaaaaaagagccTATTAA